A window of the Fusobacterium varium genome harbors these coding sequences:
- the mutL gene encoding DNA mismatch repair endonuclease MutL: MGLIKVLDESVSNMIAAGEVVENPASMIKELLENSLDAGSKNIKIDVKNGGKHVIISDDGKGMSQEDLLMSVERHATSKIRKKEDLYNLFTYGFRGEALSSIAAVSKMILSSKDEESSIGSAVNVSGGKITGLKEIQRNRGTTIEIKDLFFNTPARLKFLRKTTTEYMNIKDIVIQEALGNADVAITLILDDKVSIKTTGNGLDNAVVEIFGNNVLKNCKKFSMGYLGNGSLYRSTKDSIFTFVNGRMVKSKLIENAVIDGYYTKLMKGRYPFAIIFLEIDPQEVDVNVHPSKKIVKFSDEKFIYEKILKEIENSFDRDDKFVSPTFEEKKEDNFLDFTEFSKFVPLKAENKQFEDIKVEKYEKKEINDKLVERKEENKLKEDISRALEIPQKTPIENKKIEEFEVNDSENSFNWLGKEKKEEKIIENIEEEKLIKEDIKEEKLEKKDNNFQKKNKKIDFKVLGQIFNSFILVERDGILEIYDQHIVHERILYENLKEEYSNKEVSSQQLLVPIRVLVDPRERELVFENIDSFTKFGFEIDEFGDNEILIRAVPIMNFRDSIENIFREILRNLKEDKSKDIRENIIISMSCRGAVKANEKLTQEEMEIMVEELHEIGEYTCPHGRPIIIKITMNDLEKLFKRK, from the coding sequence ATGGGGTTAATTAAGGTATTAGATGAATCAGTTTCAAATATGATAGCAGCTGGAGAAGTAGTTGAAAATCCTGCAAGTATGATAAAAGAATTGTTGGAAAACTCTTTAGATGCTGGTAGTAAAAATATAAAGATAGATGTAAAAAATGGTGGTAAGCATGTAATAATAAGTGATGATGGAAAGGGAATGTCACAAGAAGATCTCTTAATGTCAGTAGAAAGACATGCTACAAGTAAGATTAGAAAGAAAGAGGATCTATACAATCTTTTTACATATGGTTTTAGAGGTGAGGCTTTATCATCAATAGCAGCAGTTTCTAAGATGATACTTTCTTCAAAAGACGAAGAATCATCAATAGGATCAGCAGTAAATGTATCTGGTGGAAAGATTACAGGGCTTAAAGAGATACAGAGAAATAGAGGAACTACAATAGAGATAAAAGATCTATTTTTCAATACTCCTGCAAGATTAAAATTTTTAAGAAAAACTACAACTGAATATATGAATATAAAGGATATCGTTATACAAGAGGCTTTAGGGAATGCAGATGTGGCTATAACTTTGATATTAGATGATAAGGTAAGTATAAAAACTACTGGAAATGGTTTGGACAATGCAGTAGTAGAGATTTTTGGAAATAATGTTTTAAAAAATTGTAAGAAATTTTCTATGGGATATTTAGGAAATGGTTCTCTATATAGATCAACAAAGGACTCTATCTTTACCTTTGTAAATGGTAGAATGGTAAAATCTAAATTGATAGAGAATGCAGTAATAGATGGATACTATACTAAACTTATGAAAGGAAGATATCCCTTTGCAATAATATTTTTAGAGATAGATCCACAAGAAGTTGATGTAAATGTTCATCCTTCTAAAAAAATTGTAAAATTTTCTGATGAGAAATTTATATATGAAAAAATATTGAAAGAGATAGAAAATAGTTTTGATAGAGATGATAAATTTGTATCTCCAACTTTTGAAGAGAAAAAAGAGGATAATTTTTTAGATTTTACTGAATTTTCAAAATTTGTCCCATTAAAAGCAGAGAATAAGCAATTTGAAGATATAAAAGTTGAAAAATATGAGAAAAAAGAGATAAATGATAAGCTAGTTGAAAGAAAAGAGGAGAATAAATTAAAGGAAGATATTTCGAGAGCTCTCGAAATTCCCCAAAAAACTCCTATTGAAAATAAAAAAATAGAAGAATTTGAAGTAAATGATAGTGAAAATAGTTTTAACTGGCTAGGAAAAGAGAAAAAAGAAGAAAAAATAATTGAAAATATTGAAGAAGAAAAACTAATTAAAGAAGATATAAAAGAGGAAAAATTAGAAAAAAAAGATAATAATTTTCAGAAGAAAAATAAAAAGATAGATTTTAAAGTATTGGGACAAATATTTAATTCTTTCATTTTAGTTGAAAGAGATGGAATATTAGAAATCTATGATCAACATATAGTTCATGAAAGAATACTTTATGAAAATTTAAAAGAGGAATACTCTAATAAAGAGGTTAGTAGTCAACAATTATTAGTACCCATAAGGGTATTAGTTGATCCTAGAGAGAGAGAGCTTGTTTTTGAAAATATAGATAGTTTTACAAAATTTGGTTTTGAGATAGATGAATTTGGAGATAATGAGATTTTAATTAGAGCAGTTCCAATAATGAATTTTAGAGATAGTATCGAGAATATTTTTAGAGAGATTTTAAGAAATTTAAAAGAGGATAAATCTAAGGATATAAGGGAGAATATAATAATT
- a CDS encoding transglycosylase SLT domain-containing protein, which yields MKKIFILLFFILNINIFSYNYDDYSIFIQGKNAYEQKDYITAQENFETLMRSFGYSPILKNNYAFYFIGMTYYKLGDYEKAVYYLQKAVFTYNSSFLTKESKFEKNSYLAERDYSLGDALFKIDNSELGETYLKRLDYNYYSPKASYFEKKALLLLMEKKNGFEDYYNLKFNEDLKAADKLSDDKLLKVTEYFYSQKKFDSAIYTGKKILSSTSKDSEIKEKAIIEIFKSYLREKNYKEIIDIANKYDKIIDSNILFFYKGLAYYNLKDFSRCLYSFENIKDGKYFPTALLYISGIYYSFGDYNKVITTVNKISTKNIIADILLADSYLKLKKERKFEETARKIINNYPNSYEGLFFAFILENKNMDLASHNATFKIGLIIDNFLNSTKDNSDEVFDKINYLELDKLCNISKMQNEELLKIELQNSSFVNKYSISNGVAITNILEKGKFYDLAYKNSSNYRKEFFKYRDLIKYNYPLYYKDIVDNCSTKYDIPQELIYTTMLLGSNFDREAISENSKIGLMMVPFKHTEEIDELLKPEVNIELGARKLKELLKKYNGDKLKTLIHYNFGERVVKNIKFDFDGDINLDTISNPQEKYEVQNLIITYIFYKKLYNF from the coding sequence ATGAAAAAAATCTTTATCCTTCTATTTTTTATTTTAAATATAAATATTTTTAGTTATAACTATGACGATTATTCAATTTTTATCCAAGGAAAAAATGCCTATGAACAGAAAGATTATATTACAGCTCAAGAAAATTTTGAAACTTTGATGAGAAGTTTTGGTTACTCTCCTATTTTAAAAAACAACTATGCTTTTTACTTTATTGGAATGACATATTATAAGCTTGGAGATTATGAAAAAGCTGTTTACTATCTACAAAAAGCTGTATTTACTTATAATAGTTCTTTTTTAACTAAGGAATCAAAATTTGAAAAAAATAGTTATCTTGCTGAAAGAGATTACTCTTTAGGGGATGCTCTTTTTAAAATTGATAATTCTGAACTAGGTGAAACATATCTTAAAAGATTGGATTATAACTATTATTCACCAAAAGCAAGTTATTTTGAAAAGAAAGCCTTGCTTTTACTTATGGAGAAAAAAAATGGTTTTGAAGATTACTATAATTTAAAATTTAATGAAGATTTAAAAGCTGCTGATAAATTATCTGATGATAAACTTTTAAAAGTTACAGAATATTTTTATAGTCAAAAAAAATTTGATAGTGCTATTTATACAGGAAAGAAAATTCTTTCTTCAACTTCAAAAGATTCAGAAATAAAGGAAAAAGCTATTATAGAAATTTTTAAAAGTTATCTTCGAGAAAAAAACTATAAAGAGATTATAGATATAGCAAATAAATATGATAAAATTATTGATTCAAATATTCTATTTTTCTATAAAGGACTTGCTTACTATAATTTAAAAGATTTTTCAAGATGCCTTTATTCCTTTGAAAATATAAAAGATGGAAAATATTTTCCTACAGCTCTCTTATATATTAGTGGAATTTACTACTCTTTTGGAGATTATAACAAAGTTATTACAACAGTAAATAAAATCTCCACTAAAAATATTATAGCTGATATTTTATTAGCTGACTCTTATTTAAAACTAAAAAAAGAGAGAAAATTTGAAGAAACAGCTAGAAAAATTATAAATAACTACCCTAATTCATATGAAGGATTATTTTTTGCTTTTATTTTAGAAAATAAAAATATGGATTTAGCCTCTCACAATGCAACTTTTAAAATAGGTTTAATTATTGACAACTTTTTAAATTCTACTAAAGATAATAGTGATGAGGTGTTTGATAAAATTAACTATTTAGAATTAGATAAATTATGTAATATATCTAAAATGCAAAATGAAGAGTTATTAAAAATCGAACTTCAAAATAGTAGTTTTGTAAATAAATATTCTATTTCAAATGGTGTTGCTATTACTAACATTTTAGAAAAAGGTAAGTTTTATGATTTAGCATATAAGAACTCTTCTAATTATAGAAAGGAATTTTTTAAATATAGAGATCTTATAAAATACAACTATCCTCTATATTATAAAGATATTGTTGATAACTGCTCTACAAAATATGATATTCCTCAAGAGCTTATATACACAACTATGCTTTTAGGAAGTAACTTTGATAGAGAGGCTATCTCTGAAAACTCTAAAATTGGTTTAATGATGGTTCCTTTTAAACACACTGAAGAGATTGATGAACTTTTAAAACCTGAAGTTAATATTGAATTAGGGGCTAGAAAATTAAAGGAGCTTTTAAAAAAATATAATGGGGATAAATTAAAAACACTTATTCATTACAATTTTGGAGAGCGTGTAGTAAAAAATATAAAATTCGATTTTGATGGAGATATTAATCTTGATACCATTTCTAACCCTCAAGAAAAATATGAGGTTCAAAACTTGATTATAACATATATCTTCTATAAAAAATTATATAATTTTTAA
- the recJ gene encoding single-stranded-DNA-specific exonuclease RecJ yields the protein MRDTRWIYKNSSNDIYNNFNLDKDITTLLYNRDIINGEDIKTFLYGGVEDITSPFLLKDIDKAVERLEIAKEKGEPVWIYGDYDVDGITSVSLCYLALKELGYNVKYYIPLRDEGYGLNIEALDHIKSEGGTLVITVDCGISSHKEIAHANDIGIDIIVTDHHEINNGNPPAFAVINPKREDNEYKFKYLAGVGTAFFLISALFEKNSLKDELYKYLDIVAIGTVADIVPLLKENRIFVKEGLEHLRRSKWLGINMLIKKIFEDYETRKFNTYDIGFIIAPIFNAAGRLEDAKRAVELFIEKDHRVCSTIINELLSKNSERKEIQEDIFQKAVEKIENEKLYENAVLIVGEEGFHHGVIGIVASKILDRYYKPTIIMEIKKDEGIATASCRSIEGFNIIEAINNFSDLLLKYGGHSGAAGFSIKIENIPEFSKRLNEHAEKTISDIAFVKPIKIDKPLAFYKISYDFLDKISLLEPFGFGNSSPIFSLNNCQFDNLRLIGKDRKHIMLNIIKDGYEFKNCVWFNSDDIFEELVSLTNIDIAFKLKLETFKDKYQYKIFIEDIKESINIENSTIHNFDLYDTTFPIETVIYTRRKLESNELKLAFSDVGITVANNKMYLGTLDNSTEYLLTSLKNMYNLDFNVKLKDVIMKDENYNVHILIDKDYSFRSYAIKQGELFKEIKNFLIQEFQYNSIQKKILASIFKEKKNIIANMKRGRGIQTIIQTVGLYFKNINERALLITDENINQKTLSCIDLSNKYSDNFDFYILLNPTIDMIKKVANKRFLIISEENNLNIENIEIIKDSFSIPENIIFSSENEILNKQHIFSKKLTYEERKNIIKNLSKYKTIYSTEDILCYL from the coding sequence ATGCGTGACACTAGATGGATTTATAAAAATAGTTCCAATGATATATATAATAATTTTAATTTAGATAAAGATATTACTACCTTGCTTTACAATAGAGATATTATTAATGGGGAAGATATTAAAACTTTTTTATATGGTGGAGTTGAAGATATTACCTCTCCGTTCTTGCTAAAAGATATAGATAAAGCAGTTGAAAGATTAGAAATAGCTAAAGAAAAAGGAGAGCCTGTTTGGATCTATGGAGATTATGATGTAGATGGAATTACTTCTGTTTCCCTTTGCTATCTTGCTCTTAAAGAGCTTGGTTACAATGTAAAATATTATATTCCCCTTAGAGACGAGGGGTATGGACTAAATATTGAAGCTCTCGATCATATAAAAAGTGAAGGTGGAACTCTTGTTATCACTGTTGACTGTGGAATCTCATCTCATAAGGAGATTGCTCATGCTAATGATATTGGAATAGATATCATTGTTACAGATCATCATGAGATAAACAATGGAAATCCCCCTGCTTTTGCAGTAATTAACCCTAAAAGAGAGGATAATGAATATAAGTTCAAATATTTAGCTGGAGTAGGAACAGCTTTTTTCCTTATCTCTGCTCTTTTTGAAAAAAACAGTTTAAAAGATGAACTGTATAAATATCTTGATATTGTAGCTATTGGAACTGTTGCTGATATTGTTCCTCTGCTAAAAGAGAATAGAATCTTTGTAAAAGAAGGGCTTGAACATCTTAGAAGAAGTAAATGGCTTGGTATCAATATGCTTATAAAAAAAATATTTGAAGACTATGAAACTAGAAAATTTAATACCTATGATATAGGGTTTATAATTGCTCCTATATTCAATGCTGCTGGAAGGCTTGAAGATGCTAAAAGAGCTGTTGAGCTTTTTATCGAAAAAGATCATAGAGTATGTTCAACTATAATTAATGAACTTCTTAGTAAAAATAGTGAAAGAAAAGAGATTCAAGAGGATATTTTCCAAAAAGCTGTGGAAAAAATTGAAAATGAAAAACTTTATGAAAATGCTGTCCTTATAGTTGGTGAGGAAGGTTTTCATCATGGGGTAATTGGAATTGTAGCGTCTAAAATCCTAGATAGATATTATAAACCTACAATTATTATGGAGATAAAAAAAGATGAGGGAATTGCTACTGCCTCTTGTAGAAGTATTGAAGGATTTAATATTATAGAGGCTATTAATAATTTTTCAGATCTTCTTTTAAAATATGGGGGACATAGCGGAGCTGCTGGTTTCTCTATTAAGATTGAAAATATTCCTGAATTTTCAAAAAGATTAAATGAACATGCTGAAAAAACTATTTCAGACATAGCTTTTGTAAAGCCAATTAAGATTGATAAACCTTTAGCTTTCTATAAGATCTCATATGATTTTCTTGATAAGATATCTCTACTTGAACCTTTTGGTTTTGGAAACTCATCTCCTATCTTTTCTCTAAATAATTGTCAATTTGACAATCTGAGATTGATAGGGAAAGATAGAAAACATATTATGTTAAATATTATAAAAGATGGATATGAGTTTAAAAATTGTGTTTGGTTTAATAGTGATGATATCTTTGAAGAGTTAGTTTCTCTTACAAATATAGATATAGCCTTTAAATTGAAACTTGAAACTTTTAAAGATAAGTATCAATATAAAATTTTTATTGAAGATATAAAAGAGAGTATCAATATTGAAAATAGCACTATACATAATTTTGATCTTTATGATACTACTTTTCCAATAGAAACAGTAATATATACAAGAAGGAAATTAGAGTCTAATGAGTTAAAACTAGCTTTTTCAGATGTTGGAATCACTGTTGCCAATAATAAAATGTACCTAGGAACATTGGATAATTCCACTGAATATCTTCTTACATCTTTAAAAAATATGTATAACCTTGATTTTAATGTTAAGTTAAAAGATGTTATTATGAAAGATGAAAACTACAATGTACATATTTTAATTGATAAAGATTACTCTTTTAGATCTTATGCTATTAAGCAAGGAGAACTTTTTAAAGAGATTAAAAACTTTTTAATTCAAGAGTTTCAGTATAACTCTATTCAGAAAAAAATATTAGCTTCTATATTTAAAGAGAAAAAAAATATTATTGCAAACATGAAAAGAGGAAGAGGGATACAAACTATAATTCAAACAGTAGGATTATATTTTAAAAATATTAATGAAAGAGCTTTGTTAATAACAGATGAAAATATAAATCAAAAAACTCTATCTTGTATAGATCTAAGCAATAAATATTCAGATAATTTTGATTTTTATATTCTTTTAAATCCAACTATAGATATGATAAAAAAAGTTGCAAATAAAAGATTTTTAATAATTTCAGAGGAAAATAATCTCAATATAGAAAATATCGAGATTATTAAAGATTCTTTCTCTATTCCTGAGAATATAATCTTCTCCTCTGAAAATGAGATTTTAAATAAGCAACATATTTTCTCTAAAAAACTTACATATGAAGAGAGAAAAAACATTATAAAAAATCTTTCAAAATATAAAACTATCTATTCTACTGAAGATATTTTATGTTATCTTTAA
- a CDS encoding dicarboxylate/amino acid:cation symporter: MEKQKIKIGLVPKLIIGIILGILIGMYLPEWVGRLIVTASSLFSMFLKFVIPMMILAFVTMGIADLTQGAGKLLGITAAISYASTLIAGSVSFFVANSLFMSFMDPKALERIAKTAGISVAPYLSLSVTPILDTLAAVLLAFILGLCMSTMRGKEIGNTLYDFMKDFSAIINKVLHTIIVPFLPLYICGTFIDMTRSGKTFAILGILWKVFIIVIIMHLLYLVFAFFVAGGISKKNPLMLLKNQIPGYTTAVGTQSSAATIPVNLECAKADGISEEIRNFVVPLCANIHMAGSMITITACATAVCMMNGLPISINTVVPFIATLGIAMVASPGAPGGSIMTALPFLYMVGLGTEELQAIMIALYITQDSFGTACNVSGDNAIGLIVDAIYKKWIKE, translated from the coding sequence ATGGAAAAACAAAAAATCAAAATTGGTCTTGTGCCAAAACTAATTATTGGTATCATTTTAGGTATTCTTATTGGAATGTATCTTCCTGAATGGGTTGGGCGTTTAATAGTAACAGCATCTAGCTTATTTAGTATGTTCTTAAAATTTGTTATCCCTATGATGATTTTAGCATTTGTTACAATGGGAATTGCTGATTTGACTCAAGGAGCAGGAAAACTTCTTGGTATCACAGCTGCAATCTCTTATGCATCAACTTTAATTGCAGGTTCTGTATCATTCTTTGTAGCAAATAGTTTATTTATGAGCTTTATGGATCCAAAAGCATTAGAAAGAATTGCAAAAACAGCTGGAATTTCAGTAGCTCCATATCTTAGTCTTTCAGTTACTCCAATATTAGATACATTAGCAGCAGTGCTTCTTGCATTTATCCTTGGATTATGTATGTCTACAATGAGAGGAAAAGAGATTGGAAATACTCTATATGACTTTATGAAAGATTTCTCAGCTATTATAAATAAAGTTTTACATACTATTATAGTTCCTTTCCTACCATTATATATCTGTGGAACTTTTATAGATATGACTCGTTCAGGTAAAACTTTTGCAATATTAGGAATTCTTTGGAAAGTATTTATCATTGTAATTATTATGCACCTACTATATCTAGTATTTGCTTTCTTTGTAGCTGGTGGAATCTCTAAGAAAAACCCACTTATGCTTCTAAAAAATCAAATTCCTGGATATACAACAGCAGTAGGAACTCAATCTTCAGCAGCAACAATTCCTGTAAACCTTGAATGTGCTAAAGCTGATGGAATATCAGAAGAGATTCGTAACTTTGTTGTACCACTTTGTGCAAATATTCACATGGCAGGTTCAATGATAACAATTACAGCTTGTGCTACTGCAGTTTGTATGATGAATGGACTTCCTATTTCAATCAATACAGTAGTTCCATTTATAGCTACTCTTGGAATAGCTATGGTTGCATCTCCTGGAGCACCTGGAGGATCAATTATGACAGCTCTACCATTCCTTTATATGGTTGGACTTGGAACTGAAGAACTTCAAGCTATAATGATTGCTCTTTACATTACACAAGACTCATTTGGTACTGCTTGTAACGTATCTGGAGATAATGCTATTGGACTTATTGTTGATGCAATTTACAAGAAATGGATTAAAGAATAA